From the Anguilla anguilla isolate fAngAng1 chromosome 6, fAngAng1.pri, whole genome shotgun sequence genome, one window contains:
- the LOC118228874 gene encoding tripartite motif-containing protein 35-like — MASGFSPLEEELSCPVCFEIFRDPVVLSCSHSFCKACLQQYWEQEGSRECPRCRRRSSMEQPLPNLSLRNACEAFLKEGSQRAKAGSEVLCNLHSEKLKLFCLDDDDPICVDCLREKHRNHNFCPIEEAALKYKEKLRTALAPLQEKLKAFNAVKLICDQTAEHIKSQAQHTERQIKMEFEKLQQFLKDEEAARITALREEEKRKSQVMKKKIEKMTEEISSLSEQIRAIEQELEAEDVSFLQSYKDVEKRAQCTLADPEKVSGALIDVAKHLGNLKDRVCEKMLGTVQYRSADLRIVLLGLTGAEKSSTANSILGKNVLKTSCHAKSGTFTCQAGTATVDGRKITVIDTPGYFCAECTDEELKPEIARCITECSPGPHAFVIVLPVGRQTAEEKKAVKEFLKTFGEGALKYAVVLFTHGDQLDDDVTVQQFVDKHDHLKTLVQKCGNRFHVIDNKYWKSPTEGHDDERSNAAQIRELLNTIDQMVEQNGGKHYTNELFQAVEQAIEEEMAKVEAVRVKKHSTCTCS; from the exons ATGGCGTCTGGATTTTCTCCCCTGGAAGAggagctctcctgtcctgtTTGCTTTGAAATTTTCAGGGATCCTGTTGTCCtgagttgcagtcacagcttctgtaaggcctgtctgcagcagtactgGGAACAGGAGGGATCTCGGGAGTGTCCAAGAtgcaggagaagatcttctATGGAGCAACCTCTCCCGaacctgtctctgaggaatGCCTGTGAGGCTTTCTTAAAGGAGGGAAGTCAGAGAGCTAAAGCAGGATCTGAAGTGCTCTGCAATCTGCACAGTGAGAAACTCAAACTCTTCTGTTTGGATGATGATGACCCTATTTGTGTTGACTGTTtaagagaaaaacacagaaatcacaACTTCTGTCCAATAGAGGAGGCTGCTCTGAAATATAAG GAGAAACTCAGGACTGCACTGGCtccactgcaggagaagctaaaagcctttaatgcagtgaaactaatctgtgatcaaacagcagagcacatcAAG agccaggcccagcacacagagagacagataaagatggagtttgagaaacttcagcagttcctaaaagatgaagaggcagccaggatcactgcactgagggaggaagagaagcgGAAGAGTCAGGTGATGAAGAAGAAGATTGAGAAGATGACAGAAGAGATATCATccctttcagaacaaatcagaGCCATAGAACAGGAGCTGGAAGCTGAAGACGtctcattcctgcag AGCTACAAAGATGTGGAGAAACG agcccagtgcacattGGCAGATCCAGAGAAGGTCTCAGGAGCGCTGATTGATGTGGCCAAGCACCTGGGCAATCTGAAGGACAGAGTGTGCgagaagatgctggggactGTTCAATACA GGTCAGCTGATCTGAGGATTGTCCTGCTGGGTCTGACAGGAGCTGAGAagagcagcacagccaacagcattctgggaaagaatGTGTTGAAGACTTCGTGTCATGCAAAGTCTGGAACGTTCACATGTCAGGCTGGAACAGCGACTGTTGATGGGAGGAAAATCACAGTGATTGACACACCAGGGTATTTTTGTGCTGAGTGCACTGATGAAGAACTAAAACCTGAAATAGCCAGATGCATCACAGAGTGTTCCCCTGGACCTCACGCCTTTGTCATAGTGCTGCCTGTGGGGAGGCAGACAGCAGAGGAGAAGAAAGCAGTGAAAGAGTTTCTGAAAACGTTTGGGGAGGGAGCACTGAAGTACGCTGTTGTCCTGTTTACACATGGAGACCAGCTTGACGACGACGTGaccgttcagcagtttgtgGATAAACATGACCACCTGAAAACACTTGTCCAGAAGTGTGGAAACCGGTTTCATGTCATCGATAACAAATACTGGAAGAGTCCCACTGAAGGCCATGATGATGAGAGAAGCAACGCCGCTCAAATCAGAGAGCTGCTGAACACGATTGATCAGATGGTGGAACAGAACGGAGGGAAGCACTACACCAACGAGCTGTTCCAAGCTGTGGAACAAGCCATAGAAGAGGAAATGGCAAAGGTTGAAGCTGTAAGAGTGAAAAAACACTCAACCTGTACCTGTAGCTGA